A stretch of the Aricia agestis chromosome 15, ilAriAges1.1, whole genome shotgun sequence genome encodes the following:
- the LOC121734440 gene encoding uncharacterized protein LOC121734440, translating into MTSGKNFISVFSIKLAVNIMRSAVLLIFLHLVSIRGHDISKRALIFPPTSLFGTFVAISVPIDIPDKNVFVSYNFESNYSVLSNITQIDEVLFPNLPIISTRQARSITRELAYTVLETKFEEHGMNGRECMLRNICEAAETPLYHNGLVGHIMHVIFTPSASKEEGLDDAYYEAEASGTNGDCSKYLQDCPMSLFDLITVLVEKN; encoded by the exons ATGACGAGCGGTAAAAACTTCATATCGGTGTTCAGTATTAAATTGGCTGTCAACATAATGCGGTCTGCTGTTTTATT GATTTTTCTACATCTCGTCTCTATTAGAGGCCATGATATATCGAAGCGAGCTCTCATCTTTCCACCGACCAGTTTGTTCGgg ACTTTCGTCGCAATTTCCGTGCCGATCGACATCCCGGACAAGAACGTGTTCGTCTCTTACAACTTCGAGTCCAATTACAGCGTGCTGTCCAACATCACGCAGATTGATGAAGTCCTCTTTCCGAACTTACCG ATAATTTCTACCCGTCAAGCCCGCAGTATAACCAGAGAATTAGCATACACCGTTTTGGAGACGAAATTTGAGGA ACACGGCATGAACGGTAGAGAGTGTATGCTAAGGAACATCTGCGAAGCCGCCGAGACGCCGCTCTACCACAATGGTCTGGTTGGACACATCATGCATGTTATCTTTAC CCCATCAGCGTCTAAAGAAGAAGGCCTAGACGATGCATACTACGAGGCAGAAGCATCTGGTACCAATGGAGACTGTTCCAAATACTTACAAGACTGCCCAATGAGTTTATTCGATCTTATAACTGTTCTAGTTGAGAAGAAttga
- the LOC121734217 gene encoding uncharacterized protein LOC121734217 — MSWKYLCVYLVLLLSPSWVKCHDLDKRALIFPDTSLYGTFLAIAVPVDIPDRNVFVSYNFEANYSVVTNITEIDEVIFPNLPIVSSRHSRSITRQLAYTVLETSFKENGMNGKECLLRSICEAAETPLYNNGLIGDIMHIIFTPSTSREEAIDDEYYEAELNGRRGDCDEYLDDCPLSILDMITRLVEMKH, encoded by the exons ATGAGTTGGAAATATTTGTGTGTTTATCT GGTCCTCCTTCTCAGTCCATCGTGGGTGAAGTGTCATGACTTAGATAAACGAGCTCTGATATTCCCTGATACCAGTTTATATGGG aCATTTCTGGCGATTGCCGTGCCAGTAGACATACCGGACAGAAACGTGTTCGTCTCTTACAACTTCGAAGCCAACTACAGCGTGGTAACCAACATCACTGAAATTGATGAAGTTATATTCCCTAATTTAccg ATAGTATCATCGCGTCACAGTCGCAGTATAACGCGGCAGCTCGCGTACACCGTCCTAGAGACGAGTTTCAAGGA GAACGGCATGAACGGCAAGGAATGTTTGCTACGCAGCATCTGCGAGGCCGCCGAGACGCCGTTGTATAACAACGGACTTATTGGAGACATCATGCACATCATATTCAC acCATCCACTTCCAGAGAAGAAGCTATAGACGACGAATACTATGAAGCCGAACTAAACGGGAGGAGAGGAGACTGCGACGAATACTTAGACGACTGCCCACTCAGTATACTCGACATGATCACACGACTAGTGGAAATGAAACATTGA